AGGCAACATCCGAACGATTGATAATTGCATCGATCGTGTCGCCTTCGATGATTTTAGTAAGCCCGATGCTTAGTGTCACCGGAATTTGTTGATTTTGAAACAACGGTTTATTGTTGCGGCAGAGATTTAACAGCCGTTCCGCTACCAGTTGAGCACCCGCTGAGTCGGTACGATTGAGGAGAATAATAAATTCTTCCCCGCCGAATCGATACACACGATCACCGTCGCGTAATGCTTTTTTGAAAAGTTTCACGATAAAAATAAGGACTTTATCTCCGGCAATATGGCCGAACCGGTCATTAATAAATTTAAAGTCATCTACATCGATCATAAGTGCAAAAATATCGTAATCCAGCTTTTCCTTTTCAAGGACGGCTCTTAAATATTCATGAAGAGCATAACGGTTATATGCTTTCGTCAGCGGATCGAGAGAAGTCTTTATTTCTAACGTTTTGACTTGTTCCATCAGGGTATGTATCACATCATTGGCACGGGAAACTTCATCATTTAAATGATCTTGAATGGCATTGAATTTTTCGGAAATTGTACCAAAATCAATCAACTTGGATGTAGCAGTTTCATTCAGTAACTGTGCATGTTTGTCGGTAATTTCACCGATTTTTGTGTTACTGGCTGAATATGAATCAATACTTCTTCGTGCAAGTTCCTTGTACTCTTCCGACCCGGTGCCGCGATAGGCCAGCAAATCAAACTCTCCTGACGTGTACGATTCTAAAACTTCGTGGGTGGCATTAGAAATGAGCTCAGAAAATTCTGTAGGGGTAATGCTTTCTTGTAAGTTACTGAGTGACTCAAGTTGTATCGTGAGTTCTTTGCAAAAAAGGATAAGTAAAGGGTTGACTTGGTTGGTTTCCACCATTTGACCTTATATGTGTTTTGAATGTTCAAATACTTCATTAATCAATGAAGGAAAAGGTGAGTATTTAACTTTCTAAAAGTAATGCCATTATACTTTTTCTAACATAAATATAACTTTTGATCCTCTCAATCAGTCCTCTTTTAGGATAAAAGGATAAAATTCGTGAACTAATAATTATGGTGCGAGAGCACACAGGAGATGATATGAGTACATGGAGCCGATCCAGCTGGAGAGAAAAACCGATTAAACAGCAACCGACGTATCCGGATACGGCAGCTTTGGAGCAGATCGAATCACAGCTTCGCAATTATCCTCCTCTTGTTTTTGCAGGCGAAGCCCGTATCCTCAAGAAAAACTTTGCCGAAGTATGTGAAGGAAAAGCATTTCTTCTTCAAGGGGGCGATTGTGCAGAGAGTTTTTCAGAATTTCATGCGCACAACATTCGTGATACATTTAAAGTAATGATGCAAATGGCCGTAGTCATGACATTTGCAGGGGGAGTTCCCGTTGTCAAAGTAGGGCGTTTAGGCGGACAATTCGCCAAACCTCGTTCATCCGATTTTGAAACGATTGACGGAATTAGTCTTCCGAGCTATCGCGGCGATATCATTAATGGGGTCGATTTCACTGAAACTGCCCGTGTTCCTGATCCGTATCGTATGGTTCAAGCATATAACCAATCAGCGGCAACCCTTAATCTGCTTCGTGCATTTGCATCGGGCGGATTAGCCGATTTA
This genomic window from Sulfuricurvum sp. contains:
- a CDS encoding GGDEF domain-containing protein; amino-acid sequence: METNQVNPLLILFCKELTIQLESLSNLQESITPTEFSELISNATHEVLESYTSGEFDLLAYRGTGSEEYKELARRSIDSYSASNTKIGEITDKHAQLLNETATSKLIDFGTISEKFNAIQDHLNDEVSRANDVIHTLMEQVKTLEIKTSLDPLTKAYNRYALHEYLRAVLEKEKLDYDIFALMIDVDDFKFINDRFGHIAGDKVLIFIVKLFKKALRDGDRVYRFGGEEFIILLNRTDSAGAQLVAERLLNLCRNNKPLFQNQQIPVTLSIGLTKIIEGDTIDAIINRSDVALYRAKKNGKDRLEMEF